One region of Bubalus kerabau isolate K-KA32 ecotype Philippines breed swamp buffalo chromosome 6, PCC_UOA_SB_1v2, whole genome shotgun sequence genomic DNA includes:
- the LOC129655898 gene encoding LOW QUALITY PROTEIN: rab GDP dissociation inhibitor beta-like (The sequence of the model RefSeq protein was modified relative to this genomic sequence to represent the inferred CDS: inserted 2 bases in 1 codon): protein MTGESGRRSCRFHPRNILSGIMSVNGKKVFHMDRNPYYGGKSASITPLEDLYKRFKIPGAPPASMGRGRDWNVDLIPKFLMANGQLVKMLLFTEVTHYLDFKVTEGSFVYKGGKIYKVPSTEAEALASSLMGLFAKRRFRKFLVYVANFDEKDPRTFEGIEPKKTSMREVYKKFDLGQDVVDFTGHALALYRTDDYLDQPCCETINRVKLYSEYLARYGKSPYLYPLYGLGELLQGFAWLSAIYGGTYMLNKPIEEIIMQNGKVIGVKSEGEIAHCKQLICDPSYVKDRVEKVGQVIRVICILSHPIKNTNDTNSCQIIIPQNQVNWKSDIYVCVISSAHNVATQGKYIAIASTTVETKAPEKEIRPALELLEPTEHKFVNISDLLIPKDLGTESQICISRTYDATTHFEMTCDDIKDIYKRMMGSEFGXEEMKYKKNDIYGED from the exons ATGAC AGGGGAGAGCGGCCGCCGCAGCTGCCGCTTCCACCCCAGGAATATCCTGTCAGGTATAATGTCAGTGAATGGGAAGAAAGTTTTTCACATGGATAGAAACCCGTATTATGGAGGAAAGAGTGCATCTATAACACCGCTGGAAGATTTATACAAAAGATTTAAGATACCCGGAGCTCCACCAgcatccatgggcagaggaagagaCTGGAATGTTGACTTAATCCCCAAGTTCCTCATGGCAAATGGTCAGCTAGTTAAGATGCTGCTTTTTACTGAGGTCACTCACTATCTGGATTTCAAAGTGACTGAAGGGAGCTTTGTTTATAAGGGAGGAAAGATCTACAAGGTTCCTTCCACTGAAGCAGAAGCCCTGGCATCTAGCCTAATGGGGCTGTTTGCAAAACGTCGATTCAGAAAATTCCTGGTATATGTCGCCAACTTTGATGAGAAGGATCCTCGAACTTTTGAGGGCATTGAGCCTAAGAAGACATCCATGCGAGAGGTGTATAAGAAATTTGACTTGGGCCAAGATGTTGTAGATTTTACTGGTCATGCCCTGGCACTTTACAGAACTGATGACTATTTAGATCAGCCATGTTGTGAAACCATTAATAGGGTTAAACTTTACAGCGAATATTTGGCAAGATATGGCAAAAGCCCATACCTTTATCCACTCTACGGCCTTGGAGAACTGCTACAGGGATTTGCATGGCTAAGTGCTATTTATGGAGGTACCTACATGCTGAATAAACCAATTGAAGAAATCATTATGCAGAATGGAAAGGTGATTGGTGTAAAATCTGAAGGAGAGATTGCTCACTGTAAGCAGCTCATCTGCGATCCCAGCTATGTGAAAGATCGAGTAGAAAAAGTGGGCCAGGTGATCAGAGTCATCTGTATCCTCAGCCACCCCAT aaaaaacaccaatgaCACCAACTCCTGCCAGATCATTATTCCACAGAACCAAGTCAACTGGAAATCAGATATCTACGTCTGCGTGATCTCCTCTGCACACAATGTGGCCACACAAGGCAAGTACATCGCCATCGCCAGCACAACGGTGGAGACCAAGGCGCCCGAGAAGGAAATCAGACCAGCCCTGGAGCTCTTGGAACCAACTGAGCATAAATTCGTTAACATCAGTGACCTCCTTATACCAAAAGACTTGGGAACAGAAAGCCAGATCTGTATATCCCGTACCTATGATGCAACAACTCACTTTGAGATGACCTGTGATGACATTAAGGACATCTATAAGAGGATGATGGGATCCGAGTTTGG TGAGGAAATGAAGTACAAGAAAAATGACATCTATGGGGAAGACTAA